Proteins from a single region of Candidatus Margulisiibacteriota bacterium:
- a CDS encoding Fic family protein encodes MTERYPWLTFSIDIRRLSFQTWIQLGECLSKCDHIERIPLTPGVSKEMHRVYLAKGVFATTSIEGNTLSEEDVRLRIDDKLKLPPSKEYLGQEVGNILKLCDEVSKDILNTGHFDLSIDKICFFNRIILDKVPSPDCVTPGKIRHYPVVAGQYKGVDHQYIVELLDKLCIWINSNEFKFHNNNIINGIFKAIVAHLYMAWIHPFGDGNGRTARIIEFAILLHSGVPSPAAHLLSNHYNQTRSQYYNHLDLARENICSFIAYAVEGLRDGLKDQLEYIFSQVLKVSWESYIYEISRSLNHSENKRKRIRNLILELSQSNHPVKREDLIILTPRIIDLYKNKSKMTLSRDINELKRLKLIEESADGFRAKTVACTPYTRQVVSV; translated from the coding sequence GTGACAGAAAGATATCCTTGGCTAACCTTTTCAATTGATATAAGAAGGCTTTCTTTTCAGACATGGATTCAATTAGGCGAATGCCTATCAAAATGTGATCACATAGAAAGAATTCCATTAACTCCCGGTGTCTCCAAAGAAATGCATCGAGTATACTTAGCTAAAGGCGTATTTGCAACAACCTCCATCGAAGGGAATACTTTATCAGAAGAGGATGTCCGATTAAGGATTGACGACAAGCTCAAGCTTCCACCCTCAAAAGAGTATTTGGGACAGGAAGTTGGCAATATTCTAAAACTATGTGACGAAGTATCTAAGGACATATTAAACACAGGACATTTCGATCTATCCATCGACAAAATATGCTTCTTTAATAGGATTATTCTGGACAAGGTTCCCTCCCCAGATTGTGTAACCCCAGGGAAGATTAGACATTACCCCGTTGTCGCCGGACAGTACAAAGGAGTTGACCATCAATACATTGTTGAATTATTGGACAAGCTTTGCATATGGATTAATAGTAATGAATTCAAATTCCACAACAACAACATAATAAATGGTATATTCAAAGCCATCGTTGCACATTTATACATGGCTTGGATCCATCCATTCGGAGATGGGAATGGCAGAACAGCTAGAATAATTGAATTCGCAATCCTTCTACATTCCGGAGTACCGAGTCCCGCTGCCCACTTATTAAGCAATCATTATAATCAAACGAGAAGTCAATATTATAATCATTTAGATTTAGCCAGAGAAAATATTTGTAGCTTTATAGCCTATGCAGTTGAAGGCTTGAGAGACGGTCTTAAGGACCAGCTCGAATATATTTTTAGCCAGGTGTTAAAAGTATCCTGGGAAAGTTATATTTACGAGATATCTAGATCCTTGAACCATTCCGAAAACAAGAGAAAACGCATAAGGAATTTAATTCTTGAACTATCTCAAAGCAATCATCCGGTTAAAAGGGAAGACTTGATAATTTTAACCCCTCGCATTATCGATTTGTATAAAAATAAATCAAAAATGACTCTTTCAAGAGATATCAATGAATTAAAAAGATTAAAACTTATTGAAGAGTCGGCTGACGGTTTTAGGGCAAAAACTGTGGCATGTACCCCTTATACTAGACAAGTAGTTTCAGTATAA